Within the Candidatus Cloacimonadota bacterium genome, the region TGGTTGAGTTAGTGAGATGGTCAGATTGCGAGGTAGTAAGTGGGGGGCAGACCATTTACAATTCCTTCGTCAAGATGCTATAAAGGGCGGTGTTTATGTAGTAATTGGTGCGGATAATCTTCTGCTTCTTTAGCAATCCATCTTCACAGAGAGCATCCAGATACTTGGTGGCAGTGTGTCTACTGACCTTGATGTCTTGCATGATAAACTCAATCTTGGTGTAGGGGTGAAAAAAGAGATTATTGATCAAATCCTGTGAATAAAACTTGTACTTTGCCCGGATGAACTGCTTGTAATCCTGAAGGGCTTTGCGGATTTGCATAACCATCAAGATAGTCTGTTTAGATGTTTCTTCCACAGCATCTAGCATGAATAAAATCCAATCTTCCCAGGCAGCATCATCTCTAACCTTTTGGAGGAGACTATAATACCTACCCTTATTTCTAACGATGGATCTGCTGAGATACAAAACTGGGATGTCTAACAAATCCTCCAGCACCAAGTATAGGACATTGATGATGCGTCCGGTGCGTCCATTACCATCGTAAAATGGGTGAATACTCTCGAATTGGTAGTGAATAACAGCCATCTTTA harbors:
- a CDS encoding Fic/DOC family N-terminal domain-containing protein; this translates as MKFVLKNLPPETDLETTSVLKKAASAHRFLAELKGVSATIPNQSILINTLSLQEAKDSSAIENIITTHDDLFREEIFPEYALSAAAKEVSSYVSALKKGYSLVKSSGLLTSNQIIDIQAEMEKTRSGYRKLPGTELRNEQTGETVYIPPQDPHEIISLMSNLENYINDNTLSDVDPLIKMAVIHYQFESIHPFYDGNGRTGRIINVLYLVLEDLLDIPVLYLSRSIVRNKGRYYSLLQKVRDDAAWEDWILFMLDAVEETSKQTILMVMQIRKALQDYKQFIRAKYKFYSQDLINNLFFHPYTKIEFIMQDIKVSRHTATKYLDALCEDGLLKKQKIIRTNYYINTALYSILTKEL